The genomic window CACAGTACCCTTCTGAAATATTCGTGTCTCGGAAAGGAAAGAAAGCTTCTGGAGTCGGTCAGCATTCCCACAAAACAGCTGATCAGTCCCATATTGGAAAGAGCATTCATCTGCTTGATCATCCCGTCTTTCTGGTCCAAAAACCACCACCCGGAACCAAACTGTACCTTCCCTTTGATGCTCCCGTCGTTAAAGTTCCCGATCATGGTAGCAAAAATTTCGTTGTCGGCAGGATTAAGGTTATAAAGAATGGTTTTGGTTAATTTATCTTTTCCGTCTAACGCGTTTAATAATTTCGATAATGTTTCCGCCTGCACAAAATCCCCGATGGAATCCCAGCCGGTATCTGGACCTAAAATCCGGTGCATCCGGGCATTGTTGTTTCTTAAAGCGCCCAAGTGGAACTGCTGCACCCATCCGAACTGGTGATACGTTTCGCCTAAGAATAGTAAGATGGCTGTTTTAAACTGGTTTACCTGCTTTTCGGCAATTACCTTTCCGGCCAGTTTGTCGGCAAAGATGGCATCAACCTCAGCTTCCGTAGTTTCCTCAAAGGAAATGTTGTTTAGTCCGTGGTCACAAAGCCTGCAACCGTTTTCATGGAAATATTCAATTCTTTTGAGCAATGCATCGCAAAGCGTCTGGTAAGAAGTGATCTCAACACCGGCCGATTCGCCTAATTTTGAAATATAGTCTGCAAAGTTGTGGTTCTCGATCAAAATGGCTTTGTCCGGGCGGAATGCAGTGGTAACTTTAACCTTCCAGCCGCTTTTTGCCAGGTCCTGATGGTAATTTAAAGTATCCAGAGGATCCTCCGTTGTACAGAGGGATTCCACATTCATTAATTCTAAAAGACCTCTTGTCGATTTTTCAGGAGTCTGAAGCTGGGAGGAGATGTTATCGTAGATTTCCGAAGCATTGTTTTCACTGAGCAGTTCATCGATGCCGAAATATCTTTTCAACTCCAGGTGTGTCCAGTGATACAGCGGGTTTCTTAAAGTATACGGAACCGTCTTGGCCCAGGCTTCGAACTTTTCCTTATCGGAAGAGTCCCCGGTGATGAATTTTTCATTAATGCCCAGCGTTCTCATTGCCCTCCATTTGTAATGGTCGCCCGCAATCCATACTTTGGAGATATTTTCGAAAACGGTATTTTCTGCCATATCCTTAGGAGTCAGGTGGTTGTGGTAATCAATGATCGGCTGCTTTTCCGCGTAGTTGAAGTAGAGTTCTTCAGCGTAAGTATTTTGCAGTAAAAAACTGTCGGTGATAAATGATTTCATTCGTATATTTAAAAGGTCTTACCTTCATTTTATTGATACATCATTGATCAGAAATTATTCCCGAATCTTCCATGGGACATTTGTTTTCCGGATGTCGGATGCAGAAAAATTCTGATTTTGTCACAGGTAACTCTTCTTTTCACAAATTTCTAATTTTTATTAAATTATATAATCAATTATGCAAAACAGTGTAAGAAAACAGCTTTGAAAAAATACCCGTGCCTTTAAATATATAATTATTATCTAACTCGTTAATAAAAAATTAACCTAACCCTATAACAATTTGAAAACAAATTAATTAACCGGTAAAATATTTTAGAAAACAATATAAAACCGGTAAAAAAACTATTTTTATTTTACCTAAAACAAGTATCTGAATTTCTTTTTCTCACTGAATCATCCCAAAACAAAACATTTGGCATTTTACTATCAATTAAATGAAAATACGATCAAATAAATATACTTTTTATAATTTTATAACTTAAAAATCGCCAATTATTCAACAGAATTATTCTTAGTAATTATCATAAAATTTATGAAAAGTAAAAAAATCATTTATCACGAAAGCAAATGATTATATCCTTAGAATTGAGTGGTAATTTATGATAACCTGAGGATTAAAATATAATTTTCCCAAAAAGAAAACCGTTTATTTTAACGATGACAGAATGATTTTTTATTTGAATACATAAAAATTTGCAATATTTAACTAAAATCGGTTTTTAATTAAAGATTTTTCAATGCATCAACTATTTCTTCACCATGTTTTTCTCCCCGGCAAAATTTGAATATTTTCATATAAAATCTTCAGAGCAACTGTGCTTTTAATTAGTACTATCATGGAAATAGAAGGAGACAAGATTGTTTCTCCAGAGCGTTTAATTTTAGAGATGGAAAAATAAAAGCGCCTGCTGTTACACAGACGCTCCTGACTCCATCTTCTTCATGATACTTTCGACCACTACTTAAACATTCACATCGCTTTTTTATTGTGTTTCTACCTTCTTTTTTTAAAATCCCGCAGGCATTGTCAGATCATCCTTTTGACTTGCATCAAATAATTTTATGGCTAAAAAACTGACCTGCTCGCCTGCGGAATAAGAACCTGATATATCCTCAAAAACCACAATCACCGGAACTCTTCAGGTTCTTAATTAAAACTCAAATTCTCCGATCAGAATTCCGTCATCATGGTTTTCATTTTCTTTCTGATTCTGGAACACCACTATTTAAATTTTCTATGGACTATCTACTTACTTTGGCAATTGCCTCTACTATTATAGATGCAGAAATTGCTAAAAGCGTTGGAAAAAGATTGAAAAAAATTTAAATAAAATCCTATCATTTTATTTTTCAGTAGTTTATTTTTTTTGAAATTATCAGGTCAGTTTAGAAAGATTATCAATTGTTTTATAAAAATTAACAATTTGAGCAAGCTTCAATTTATGATAAAAGCAAAATAATCCTGACAAGTGTAAACAGCCGTTGGGCAACTTATTAAAAAATAATCCAAATTCCTTTGCTGCCTTATGAATTCCATCATAAAAACTGCAGTAAAAAAGCTTTTATCTTTGAAAAGTATTCATTCACTCCTTGCAACTTATTTTTTCAAAGACCGTTTTCCAACCCGGGGAACGGCCTTTTCGTTTAATGGCTTCCTGTAAATAGAAAAAATTTAATTCTAAATAAAAAAATTCCACTGAAGACCCTATCTCTACATCGTCGCTTAAATTCTTTTTATTAAATGTTAATTATCAAAAGATTAATGATAAAATCAGCCCCTCCTAACCAATCTATACATATCCATATTGATTGTAATATCCAATAAATAAGAGGCCGAATAATCCTTTACATACAATTACGGTCCCAATCTTGTAAATGTTAGCCATAGCATCAAACTTTATTGAGTATTGATCTTTATATTTTATACCTTTGTTTATACCAATACAAGTGCAAATTATTATTCAATACATTTACCCATGTCTGATATAAATCCATCGGAAGAACAGAAAAGACTGGCTGCTCTTCGTTCTTATCATATTCTGGATACGGCTTCAGAGCAGGATTTTGATGACCTTACCGAGCTGGCAGCGGCTATCTGCAATACTCCTATTGCATTGATCAGCCTTGTAGACGAAGACCGCCAATGGTTCAAGTCTCATCATGGTATAGAAACCCGGCAGACTGAGCGGTGTTATTCCTTTTGTTCCCACGCTATTGAGAATCCGGAAATTTTAATGCAGGTTGAGGATGCCAGCCTGGATCCCAGATTTCACAATAATCCGCTGGTTACCGGAAATCCCGATATCCGGTTTTATGCCGGTATGCCACTTCTGGATGATGAAGGCCATGCGCTTGGTTCGTTATGTGTCATTGATCAGAAGCCCGGACATTTAAATGAGGTCCAGCAAAAAGCGCTTCGCACACTTGCCCGACAGGTTATCGACAAATTATTGCTGAGAAGAAGCAATAGGGAAATGCTTATAGCGAATGAAAAGCTTGAACAGTCGAACCGATATTTGACGGATGCAGAAGAAGAGTTAAAAAAAATCAATACGGAACTTACAGACAGTAAGGAAAGATTACAGACGATACTTGATATTGTAGGAGAAGGCATCGGCATCACCGATGAAAAAGGCAACTTTATTTATTTCAATAAGTGCGGCCGGGAAATCTTCAAATTTGATGAAGAAACCCTCCCTGCTTTGCATTATGGATCCCCGGAATGGAACAACCGCCGGCTTGACGGTTCGCCGCTGCCTGTTGAAGAGCATCCGGTAACCATGGCACTTCGTACAGGATCCCAAGTTAAAAACTACGAATTCCTGGTTACCAACCGGCAGGGCGGTTCTATGTATCTGCGTGTAAATGCGACTCCCCTTACAGAAAATGAGGAAAACATTACCGGGGCCATCGTAAGTTTTGCCGATATTACAGAAAGCTATCTTTTGCAGCAGCAATTGAAAGACCGGGAAGAAAGACTGCAGGTGGCTATTTCTTCTGCCAATCTGGGAACCTGGCATATGGATTCGCAGACGAGAGAATTTTTCCCTTCTCCGAGGCTAAAAGAACTGTTCGGTTTTCATCCTGATGATGATATGCCTTATTCAGCTGCTTTAACCCAGATCGCCGATTCGCACCGCCACGAAGTTATTAAAGCAGTGAAAGAATCCGTAATCAACGGGGAACCATATGAACTGGAATATCCGGTCATCGGCTACCGCGATAATAAACTCCGCTGGATCTGCGCGACCGGCCATCTGTATACAAAACCCGGAAATCCCCATGTTTCGCATTTTTCAGGAACCATGGCCGATATTACGGAACGTAAGCTGGATGAACAGCGTCGGAGTGATTTTATCGGGATGGTAAGCCACGAATTACGGAATCCGCTTACTGCGATCGGAGGTTACACTTACCTTCTCTCAAAAAGAGCACAGAAAAACAATGATGAAATGGTCTCCAATGCTACCGGTAAATTAAACAGACAGGTGAAGCGTATGGAAGCACTGATCAATGGCTTCCTGGATGTAGCCCGGCTTGGCGAAGGGAAAATACAGCTTAACAAATCATCGTTTGACATGGCTGATCTTGTCCGTATCGCCGAAGAAGAGTCGCTTGCGACCATTACTTCCCATACCGTTGCTTTTGCTCCGGTAGAATTTACTCCAGTGAAAGCCGATAAAGATAAGATCGAGCAGGTGCTTATCAATTTCATCAATAATGCTGTTAAATATTCGCCTGAAGGCAGTACCATTAATGTATCCTGTGTAACGACAGAAGGAATGGCGCACGTTTGCGTAACCGATAAAGGAATGGGAATACCCGTAAAAGACCAGCCGTTTATTTTCGACCGTTTTTACCGGGTTGAAAGTGAAAATATGAAAAATAAGAAAGGATTTGGAATCGGACTTTACATCTGCAAGGAAATTATTGAAAGACATCACGGACAGATCGGAGTCGAAAGCATCGAAGACCAGGGAAGCACATTTTGGTTTACCATACCTATTGTTACCGAATAGTTTATGAAACTATAATATAAGATTTAAAATTAAAATTTCATAAAATAGAAATAAACATTTTTCAACATGTATGGCTTTTGCTATTATATTTTCAGCTTTTTATGCCTTTCTCCCCACTGTTCCATCTGAAGAATGATGGGTTTAAGCTCGTACCCTATTTCCGTTAATTCATATTCAACCCGAGGGGGAACTTCTGCATATACAGTCCTGGTAAGAATATGATTCTCCTCAAGCTTACGCAATTGCATGGTAAGCATGCGTTCGGTAATGTTTGGAATTGATTTCTTTAGTTCGCCAAAGCGCATTTTACCATTCGTTAACCAGGAACAAATGACCAGCGACCATTGTCCACCGATAATATTTGCGGCATAGACTTCAGAACACTCATCCGCCAAAACTTTTTTATTTTCAAAATTAGTCGAGGTTTCCTTTATTTTTCCCATTACTTCACTTTTTTATAGTACCTTACAATAAGATGCTAATATACGAAAGTGACGGTAAATGCTCTATTTTTGTCTCATCACTAAAAAACAGACAAAATGAACAATGCAACGATCTTACACCAGGCCAACGAATTTGTAAAGAAAGGAGATTACGACAGCTTTTTATCTTATTGTATCCATGACACCCGATGGGTTTTCGTTGGTGACCGTACGCTCGAAGGAAAAGAACAGGTACGGGCTTATATGAATGAAGCCTATTTGGAGCCGCCAGTATTCACTGTTGAAACAACCATTGAAGAAGGTGACTTTGTAACCGTGACTGGTGAAATCAGCCTGAAAACCGAAAATGAAAGTTATAACCATTACACTTATTGTGATATATGGCGATTCGAAAACGGAAAAATAGCAGAACTGAAAGCGTTTGTAATAGAAAAGAAACCCTGAATAGTTACTAAAATATATATTCTCTTTTCAAATTTTGAAAAGGGAATATATATTTATTATTTTGAGACATAGCAGGAAAAGGTGAAATACTTTGATTTTAATTACTTTTGAGCGTGTTTTTTAAGCCATTCCAGATATTTTTCCTTTAAAAATAGATTTCCGTCTTTTCTGTATTCCGGAGTAGATGCTGTAAAATGATCTCCGGGATAGTAAGCAAATTTAAAATCCGAATTCAGTTTTTTCATTTCCGTTTCTAAGGCGCGAACAGATTTATTTAAGAAAAAATTGTCATCATTACCCACTGCAACCCTTACTTTCCCATCTAGATCATTCTTAAGGGATTCCCAGTTTTCCTTTAAAAAGGCTGTAATATCATATTTTTTCCAGTTTGCAACTACAGACTTATCAATATTTCCTGTGATGGGATCACACAATCTTTCAGGCGAACCGTCTCTACCTTTCTTACTAAAAACAGAATTAAAAGAATTGAGTTGCTCGCCGCGATAAATTACATTTTCAAGTTGAAAAACATCTTTCATTTTCATCCAGGGAATATTTCCTGCAACAGAAGATAACAACCTCGGGCTACTATCATTTTGATAAAACATATTTACATCACTGTATAAATTTATCATTTGAAAATTTTCGAAATTTACAGGATCCGGCGAACTGGCGAAACAAGCCGTAAATATCTTTGAATAATGGGTCTGAAGCCATAAGGAAGACCAACCGCCACTGCTATGGCCGGTAAGCAGTCTTGCCCCGTTGCATCTATAGCTCTTCTCCAAAACAGGTATAAATTCTTTTGTTAAAGCTTCTCCCCAAGGTCCGTTATTATCGCTGTCAGCGTATACAGAATGTCCTAATTTACCATTGCCATCCAGAAAAACTTTTATAACAGGAACATTTTCAAGCGAGCTGGCCGGTAAATTGTGCCCAGAAAAGTAATGATAATCTGCTCCATAACCAAAAATTGTAAATAAAACCGGGAATTTGCTATTGGGCTCTGTAAAATATTCTACAGGTAAAACCACCGCGGCATTTACTGTCATTGGTATTCCTTGAAAATTGCTCAATAAAACAGACGGCACTTTCAATTCTTTCGCATACTGGGTGTCGGTAAAAGTTTTTTCCGGAACAATCTCTGTAGCGTTAATTTTGATGACCTCAGAATAATTTTTGGTCAGTATAATCTTTTTGCTTTTACTGAATAAATTCCCGGCACTTTCTGAAATTTGTCTCCCACCAAGATTTCTGTCCCAAACAATCTGTACATAATACGCTCCGCGCTCAATGTCTGACAGCATTTTAGGGTAAGAAACGGCATCATCGCCGATTAGAGAAGACTCCCCAGCCTTTAGATTTTTAACCGATTTCCGGAAACAGGGAAATAGATCCACTCCAATCATGCCATTTTTGGGTTCCTGATTATCTTTTGAGAGGTAAACAATTACATTTCCCGTAAAGTTATCAGCATATACTGATGGCGAATAACTTACTTCAAATGTCTGCGCAAAACTTTGTGCGCAGAAAATGGCAAAGAAAAAAATCAGTAATAATTTTTCCCTGGATCCTGCTTTGAAAAGTAATTTAATTGTTGGCATGAAACACCTATTTTAGTTATATGATTAAATATAAGACAATCATTAAGCAGGGATCATTACATCGTTTTGTGAGCTTATACTTCTTTATTAAAAATTAAGTTTCATTTCCAGTGTATACTTCTATAGTTTCCAGAACTTTTCTCGCAATTAATCTCTTTTTCTAAACTATTCCAGGCCGTTTGGATTTCAATTTTTATTGTATTTAAGTTCTTACAGCAAGGCATTTTCTGGTATCTGATATAGAGTTCTCTGAGACCATTTCCATTTTTATTAATGACCCTTTTCGGGAGGTTTTAATTAAATTCAAATAATAACAAGCTAAGAATACCTATATTATCTTTCAGGTAACTTATCCAGATAGGCACGCCAGAAAATAACCAGAATCGCCAAAACTCCGAATACCATTCCGCCCCATGGTGCAATGGATATTCCGTATTGACTGATAAAAAATCCTCCGATGGCCGTTCCTGTAGACACGCCTAAATTTCCGAAAGAGGTCTGAAGACTGTTGGCAAATTCTTTTGCATGAGGTGCTGCTGAAATCATGTAACCTACACCAATCAGAAAACACGGGCCGTACATGATTCCCCATACTGCTGTAACGGCAGCCACACTTAAAAAGGAATCCTCAGTAAAGTAGAATAAAAAAGGGACAATAAAAACTCCGGTGATGAAAAACAACGCCGTCCAAAACATATTTTTGCCCAATAACTTTCCTGATACATAATTTGATAAAACTCCCATAGCTCCGAAAAGCAGCAACAATACGCTGATCTCTTTTTCACTCATATGCTTTTCTTTGGTAAGATAGTCTGCAAAATAACTGTACGAACAGAACCATGCGGTAATTAAAAACAGATTTAAAAGGGTTCCCGAAATGAAGCGGGGCTGCGTCAGTATCAGAAGCTGGTTTTTAAAAGAAGCAGGCTGCTCATTCGGTAGAGAAGGTACATATCTGATGATAATTAAAATGGTTGCCAGTATTACAAATCCCTGGATAGCATACGTCGACTGCCATGAGTACATACTCGCTATAAAAGTACTTACAGGAATCAGGGTAACCTGGGCGAGGGCAATTCCCCCGATAATGATGGAAGTAAGCTGCATCTGATCTTTCTGAGAGGTTCCCCGGATTGCAGCGGCAATCGTCATGGAAAAAAAAGCGGGATGAAGAAGCGTCGGAAGCACCCTCAGCAGTATCAACAGCCAAAAAGGCGGACTGAAGATCGAGAAAAAATTCGAGATGAAAAATAATCCCATCGCACAGAGCATAATGGTCTTTTTATCAAATTTAGAAGCGAATAATACTGTAAAAGGGCCTGTTACTGCTATCAACAGGGCAAAAGTACTGAGCAGGTATCCGGCGGTACTAATGCTGATGTCATAATATTCGGCAATCTGCGGCAGAACGCCGATGATTCCGAATTCGGTGCTGATGATTCCAACGACCCCTAAGCATCCTATATAAGCTATTCTTTTATTTAAGTTTGTTTTCATAATAAACTGATCGGTTTAAAATAAGGTAAAAAAATATATTTGATTGTTTTTTAATTTTTGAAATCAGAAAATTGCCGGGTTTACGTACTTATTTTTCGGTGCTCACCAGTTGGATCATCAGCTGAATCATGTGATCAACCTGCGTCTCGTCCCGGTACAGGACATAGTTTTTTAAAAGGGTTGCAGATGAACTTGCAAAGAAGGCGGCCATCGCTTTTATATCCAGGTCTTCTTTAATACGCTTCTGAAGCATTCCCCGTTCGAGAACGGCAAGATATACCTGCTCTATTTTTTCCTCATTACTTAGCAGCATTTGGTTAATTTCTTCATCAGCTAAAGCCATTTCAAAGATCATTTTTAACGCGAGACAGACCTTTTGATCCTGCATACTTTGTTTTACAGCCATCGTCAACAGCTGCTTCAGATCTTCCAGAGCATTTAAAGTTTTGTCCTGCAAAAAATATTGGTACTCCGAAATCTTAGCCTTCTGATACCGGTCAAGACACTTCAGCAGCAGTTCTTTTTTATCGCCGTAGGTAGGATATATACTGCTTCTGTTGATTTTCAGGTGGCTTTCAAGATCGCTCAAGGAAGTAAAGTGATACCCCTGCTCCCAAAAAAGATGCATGGCAACCTCCAGTTTTTCTTCGTAATCAAATTCTTTTTTTCTTGGCATGATCCTGCAAAGATACAATATTAAACCGATCGGTTTAAATTAATTTAAGTTTTATTTTATGCATTATTTCCTTATTAATACTGGCTCTCATAAAAAGCGGTTGATTTTCTGAGACCTAATTCATCAATATTCATGTAATGTTTTCTCAGATAGATTATATCATCCAATAAGTTAAAATGGTTCCAAAAATAAATCTCTCTTAGTACTTAATAATTGCTAACTTCTATCAGATTTTGATCGGGATCTCTGAAATAGACTGATTTTATGTTGCCCATAGCACCGGTTCTGTCAACAATCCCTTCAAGGATTTCAATATTTTTTTCCTTGAGTTCCTGCATCACCTCCTCCAGGTCTGTATCGGCAATAAAGCATAGATCGGCCGATCCGGGAGTCGGATGCTGGGCTTTCGGCTCAATTTCTTTTCCTTTCTGATGCAGATTTATTTTTTGATGACCGAAGACGAGTCCTTTTCGGTTGTCTCCGAAAGTCACGGCGTTAAAGCCTAAGACTTCAGTATAAAATTTAATTGTCTCATCAATATCGGCTACGGTTAAAACAAGATGATCAATTTTCCGGATTACCATATTTGTATATTTGATGAAATGTACTGAAATTTTCTCATAGCTCTTAGAACAATTATTTAATAGTTCCCAACAAAAGTTTATAGTTACCGATCATTTTGAGATTGCCTAAAAAATGTTCCTTCTTAACTCATCATAAGAGATTAAAAATCAGCAATAATTTTCATATCTTTAATGCTCAGAAATACTTTTGGGTCATTCGATCTATAGTATAAAGATCAGTTTATCATATGAGCGACCTAAATAAAGCACAGGATTTCCAAACCGACATAAACCAAATCAGCCAGATTCCTGCAGTTACCAAAATACTTGAAGTTATCTGTAATGTTACCGGCATGGGCTTTGCGGCCGTTGCCCGTGTTACTAAAGATCGGTGGATCGCCTGTGCGGTGAACGACAAAATCAATTTCGGTTTGGGAGTAGGAGGAGAATTAAAGGTGGAGACTACTTTATGCCAGCAGGTAATGGAAAAGCAGAAAGAAGTGGCCATCGATCATGTTGCTGAAGATCCCATCTATTCAGATCATCATACACCGAAAATCTACGGTCTTCAAAGTTATATTGCCATTCCGCTTTTCCTGACAAACGGAGATTTTTTCGGAACCCTATGTGCCATCGATCCTAATCCTGCACTGGTTAATAATGAAAAGATGATCGATATGTTCAAGCTGTTTGCTGAGCTCATCGCCTTTCATTTGGAATCCCTCCAAAATCTGAGTGATACACAGGCTAAGCTGGAGGAAGAGCAGTCCAACGCAGAAATAAGAGAGCAGTTTATTGCCATTTTAGGGCATGATCTCCGTAATCCTGTGGGTGCTATTTCCAGCGCAGCGCAACTGATGTTCCGTAATTCTCTGGATGAGAGAAATTTAAAACTAGCTAAAATTATAAGTGATTCTACCCTGCGGGTACGAGGATTGATCGATAATATGCTTGATTTTGCCAGCGGACGCTTAGGCGGCGGAATCGTACTGAATTACCACAACGATCATATGGTTCTTAGAGATGTTCTTCATCAGATCATTACCGAGCTCGAAACGGTATACCCGGACAGAGAAATCATAGCAGACCTGAATCTGAACCACCCCGTCAATGGAGATTACAAACGCATCGCACAGCTCTTTTCCAACCTTTTGGGAAATGCCATTACGCATGGCTCCAAAGAATCGCCGATCATCGTAACGGCAAAAAGCGAATCCGATCTTTTTGAACTGTGTGTCATTAATAAAGGAAACAAAATTTCTTCCGAAGCAGAAAAACATCTGTTTCAACCTTTTTCCCGAGGGAAAGTTCACCACGGACAGGAGGGGCTTGGTTTAGGTTTATATATCGCCAGTGAAATTGCCAATGCCCATAAAGGGGAAATCCTGGTTAAATCTTCCGATGAGGAGACCTGTTTTACGTTTCGGTTTAATCAGTAAAATTAAATATCGTTTTTAAAATATTTTAACTGGGATTTTCCTGATCAGCAGATCCCTGAATTCTTTTCATGATCAGCATTCGCAGCCGATCCTCGTGTTCATCTGCCCATTGTCCTAAAGCACCTACCAAAGGAATTAAGCTCTTCCCCAGCGCGGTAAGAGAATATTCTACTTTTGGCGGAACGACCGGATAAATAACTTTCGAAACCAGTTCGTGTTCCTCCATTTCTTTCAGCTGCATATTCAGAACCCTCCGCGTGGCATCCGGTATTTTCCGTTGTAACTCGCTCGGCCTTTGATGTCCCTGATCAATAAACCAGAGCAGACGGATCTTCCATTTGCCGTACAGTACTTCCCCGATCAGATCCAGACCGCAATTTAAGTTCGGTATTATTTTTCGCTCATACATATCACAAAAGTAAACGTATGTTCCGATTTGGGCAATAGGGGAATAATTTATCCCTATATGAATCGTAATTCCGTACTTGTGCAAACTGTTTTTATACCCCAATTTTGTCCTATAAACAATTCTAAAAAATGGAACAATTTAATTTTAACAATGAGTTATCAGGCAAGATTGCACTGGTAACCGGAGGTACAAAAGGAGCAGGAAAAGCAATTGCAGAAAGGCTGTTGCAAGCCGGCGCCACCGTTATCATCTCAGCCAGAAATGCCCCTGAAAACGAGAACAGCCGTATGCATTTTATTGCCTCGGATCTAAGTACAGCGGAAGGAGCACAAAAAGTAATCAGCGAAGTACTGTCTTCTTATGGCCAGTTGGATATTCTGGTCAACAACCTGGGTTCCTCTGCTACACCTGCCGGAGGCTTCCAGGCCTTAACCGATGAAGATTGGGAATCGACTTTACAAGCGAATCTGCTTGCTCCGATCCGGCTGGACCGGGGATTTTTACCCCAAATGATCGACCGGAAAAGCGGGGTTATCATCCACATCGCTTCCATACAGGGCAAACTCCCTTTGTACGATTCCACCTTACCGTACGCCGCCGCAAAAGCCGGATTGCGAAATTACAGCAAAAGCTTATCGAACGAAGTTACCCCAAAAGGTGTCCGGGTACTGACGGTCTCTCCGGGCTGGATCAATACGACGGCCTCGGAAGCCTGGCTCGGTGAAATTGCAAGAAATGCAAACAGTACCGTCGAAGAAGCCCAACAGGGAGTGATGGATGCCTTGGGCGGAATCCCCTTCGGAAGGCCTGCCGAACCGAAAGAAGTCGCTGAATTGGTTGGTTTTCTCGTATCACCGAGAGCAGGTTATTTAACGGGAACTGAATTTGTCATCGACGGGGGTACCGTGCCCACCGTGTAATAATTAAAAAAAAATAAAATATGAATTTACCTCAAGTGATCACCGATTTGGTAAAAGCCCAGGACGATTTTGACAGC from Chryseobacterium sp. SORGH_AS_0447 includes these protein-coding regions:
- a CDS encoding ATP-binding protein, with product MSDINPSEEQKRLAALRSYHILDTASEQDFDDLTELAAAICNTPIALISLVDEDRQWFKSHHGIETRQTERCYSFCSHAIENPEILMQVEDASLDPRFHNNPLVTGNPDIRFYAGMPLLDDEGHALGSLCVIDQKPGHLNEVQQKALRTLARQVIDKLLLRRSNREMLIANEKLEQSNRYLTDAEEELKKINTELTDSKERLQTILDIVGEGIGITDEKGNFIYFNKCGREIFKFDEETLPALHYGSPEWNNRRLDGSPLPVEEHPVTMALRTGSQVKNYEFLVTNRQGGSMYLRVNATPLTENEENITGAIVSFADITESYLLQQQLKDREERLQVAISSANLGTWHMDSQTREFFPSPRLKELFGFHPDDDMPYSAALTQIADSHRHEVIKAVKESVINGEPYELEYPVIGYRDNKLRWICATGHLYTKPGNPHVSHFSGTMADITERKLDEQRRSDFIGMVSHELRNPLTAIGGYTYLLSKRAQKNNDEMVSNATGKLNRQVKRMEALINGFLDVARLGEGKIQLNKSSFDMADLVRIAEEESLATITSHTVAFAPVEFTPVKADKDKIEQVLINFINNAVKYSPEGSTINVSCVTTEGMAHVCVTDKGMGIPVKDQPFIFDRFYRVESENMKNKKGFGIGLYICKEIIERHHGQIGVESIEDQGSTFWFTIPIVTE
- the uxaC gene encoding glucuronate isomerase; the encoded protein is MKSFITDSFLLQNTYAEELYFNYAEKQPIIDYHNHLTPKDMAENTVFENISKVWIAGDHYKWRAMRTLGINEKFITGDSSDKEKFEAWAKTVPYTLRNPLYHWTHLELKRYFGIDELLSENNASEIYDNISSQLQTPEKSTRGLLELMNVESLCTTEDPLDTLNYHQDLAKSGWKVKVTTAFRPDKAILIENHNFADYISKLGESAGVEITSYQTLCDALLKRIEYFHENGCRLCDHGLNNISFEETTEAEVDAIFADKLAGKVIAEKQVNQFKTAILLFLGETYHQFGWVQQFHLGALRNNNARMHRILGPDTGWDSIGDFVQAETLSKLLNALDGKDKLTKTILYNLNPADNEIFATMIGNFNDGSIKGKVQFGSGWWFLDQKDGMIKQMNALSNMGLISCFVGMLTDSRSFLSFPRHEYFRRVLCNLFGEEIQKGELPDDMEHIGKIISDICYHNAKNYFDF
- a CDS encoding MFS transporter; its protein translation is MKTNLNKRIAYIGCLGVVGIISTEFGIIGVLPQIAEYYDISISTAGYLLSTFALLIAVTGPFTVLFASKFDKKTIMLCAMGLFFISNFFSIFSPPFWLLILLRVLPTLLHPAFFSMTIAAAIRGTSQKDQMQLTSIIIGGIALAQVTLIPVSTFIASMYSWQSTYAIQGFVILATILIIIRYVPSLPNEQPASFKNQLLILTQPRFISGTLLNLFLITAWFCSYSYFADYLTKEKHMSEKEISVLLLLFGAMGVLSNYVSGKLLGKNMFWTALFFITGVFIVPFLFYFTEDSFLSVAAVTAVWGIMYGPCFLIGVGYMISAAPHAKEFANSLQTSFGNLGVSTGTAIGGFFISQYGISIAPWGGMVFGVLAILVIFWRAYLDKLPER
- a CDS encoding nuclear transport factor 2 family protein encodes the protein MNNATILHQANEFVKKGDYDSFLSYCIHDTRWVFVGDRTLEGKEQVRAYMNEAYLEPPVFTVETTIEEGDFVTVTGEISLKTENESYNHYTYCDIWRFENGKIAELKAFVIEKKP
- a CDS encoding helix-turn-helix domain-containing protein — protein: MGKIKETSTNFENKKVLADECSEVYAANIIGGQWSLVICSWLTNGKMRFGELKKSIPNITERMLTMQLRKLEENHILTRTVYAEVPPRVEYELTEIGYELKPIILQMEQWGERHKKLKI
- a CDS encoding TetR/AcrR family transcriptional regulator → MPRKKEFDYEEKLEVAMHLFWEQGYHFTSLSDLESHLKINRSSIYPTYGDKKELLLKCLDRYQKAKISEYQYFLQDKTLNALEDLKQLLTMAVKQSMQDQKVCLALKMIFEMALADEEINQMLLSNEEKIEQVYLAVLERGMLQKRIKEDLDIKAMAAFFASSSATLLKNYVLYRDETQVDHMIQLMIQLVSTEK
- a CDS encoding alpha/beta hydrolase-fold protein, producing MPSVLLSNFQGIPMTVNAAVVLPVEYFTEPNSKFPVLFTIFGYGADYHYFSGHNLPASSLENVPVIKVFLDGNGKLGHSVYADSDNNGPWGEALTKEFIPVLEKSYRCNGARLLTGHSSGGWSSLWLQTHYSKIFTACFASSPDPVNFENFQMINLYSDVNMFYQNDSSPRLLSSVAGNIPWMKMKDVFQLENVIYRGEQLNSFNSVFSKKGRDGSPERLCDPITGNIDKSVVANWKKYDITAFLKENWESLKNDLDGKVRVAVGNDDNFFLNKSVRALETEMKKLNSDFKFAYYPGDHFTASTPEYRKDGNLFLKEKYLEWLKKHAQK